The genomic stretch GCGGCCCGAAACTCGATCTCGACGTCGGGCATCACACCTGCTGTCCCTTGCTGACGATGTCTTTTTTACCCGTCCAGGCCGGCCACCGGCCGGCAGGCCCCACAGCTACAGTACGGTGATGGCGAGCGCTCGACCGCGGTAGAAGCTCCCTCTTCCCTCGATGACGTACGGGGCCATGGCTTCACGTCGCCGCCCCTGTGACCAGGCCAAACTCGTACACCACTCCCGTGGACGTGACCTAGTCCAGGCTTGAAACGCCGCAGAGTGACATAGCTCGGCATCGCCTGGCACGCTGATCCATGGGCTTCAAGTTCGTGGACCGGCGGAAGGTAATAGCGTTCCACGACCTTGCGAATGATCCGCTCGCCGGTGATCTCCGGGTACTGCCGGGCCGGCCACGGCGGCACCGCGTAGGCCGGCGTGCCCAGGATGACCGAGATGTCGCGCTCATGGGCGCCGTCCAGGGCCAGTTACAGTCAGTCCAGCTCGAAGCGCGCGTTCTCCGGCTCCCAGGTCGACCACACCGACTCGCCCACCCGGATCAACGAGAAATGCCAAGGGAGAGTTTCTGGAATGTGTCCGGGCAGCGCCGCAGCGGAGACGCGACGGCGCTGCCCCGCCGATGCGTCAGCGGCCCTCCCACGTAGGACGCTGCTTGGCCAGGAAGGCGGCGACGGCGTTGTGGAAGTCGGCGCTGCCGAACACCGTCGTGACCAGGTCGTCGCCGTCGGGCAGTGCCGCCTTGCGGAGGCGGCGTACGGCCTCCTTGGCCGCCCACATCGACAGCGGCGCGTGACGCAGCAGCCGTTCCACCACCTCGGCCGCCACCGCGTCGAGCCGGTCGGCGGCGCACACCTCGGCCACGAACCCGGCGGAGCAGGCGTCGTCGCCGGACAGCAGCCGGGCCCGCAGCAGCAGGTCGAGGGTGCGGGCCGGACCGAGGTGATGGACCAGCAGCGAGTAGGTGTTCATCGACAGGCAGTTGCCCAGCGTCCGCGCGATCGGCACCCCGAACCGCGCGTCGTGCGTGGCGACGCGCAGGTCGCAGGCGGCCGCGAGGGCCAGCCCGCCGCCCACGCAGTAGCCGCGCACGATCGCCACGGTCGGCACGCGGACCCGTTCCAGCCGGTCGACGATCCGCTCGATCTTCGCCTCGTAGGCGACCCCGTCGGCGCCGGTCTCGAAGGAGGAGAACTGGCCGATGTCGGTGCCCGCGACGAACGCGTCCTCGCCGGCACCGCGCAATGTCATCACCCGGATGTCGTCGGAGGCGTCGGCCCGCTCGCACGCGTCGTACAGCCCGTCATACATCGCCCACGTCATCGCGTTGCGCTGGGCGGGCCGGTTGAAGATCACCTCCAG from Nonomuraea polychroma encodes the following:
- a CDS encoding enoyl-CoA hydratase/isomerase family protein, whose translation is MSELITRQEGQVLEVIFNRPAQRNAMTWAMYDGLYDACERADASDDIRVMTLRGAGEDAFVAGTDIGQFSSFETGADGVAYEAKIERIVDRLERVRVPTVAIVRGYCVGGGLALAAACDLRVATHDARFGVPIARTLGNCLSMNTYSLLVHHLGPARTLDLLLRARLLSGDDACSAGFVAEVCAADRLDAVAAEVVERLLRHAPLSMWAAKEAVRRLRKAALPDGDDLVTTVFGSADFHNAVAAFLAKQRPTWEGR
- a CDS encoding beta-galactosidase codes for the protein MALDGAHERDISVILGTPAYAVPPWPARQYPEITGERIIRKVVERYYLPPVHELEAHGSACQAMPSYVTLRRFKPGLGHVHGSGVRVWPGHRGGDVKPWPRTSSREEGASTAVERSPSPYCSCGACRPVAGLDG